A genomic segment from Thermotoga neapolitana DSM 4359 encodes:
- the nagA gene encoding N-acetylglucosamine-6-phosphate deacetylase: MVIERVLIVDPVDGEFTGDVEVDDGKICRIRKRECTPRGILMPGFVDPHIHGVMGADTMNCDFERMEEFLYSQGVTTFLATTVSTSLEKMKEILGKARDYIFKNPETSLFGVHLEGPYISREKKGAHSEKYIRTPSKEELKEIDLPAKVLTFAPEIENSAILLELLEKAIVLSAGHSNATFEEFMKFYREGVKRITHFPNALRTLHHREVGIMGAGLLLDDVKVELICDGVHLSKEMVKLVYRVKGAGGIILITDSISTAGFKEGTTTLGDLVVKVKEDVPRLEDGTLAGSTLFFSNAVKNFQRFTGASLKELAIVSSYNACLEFGLADRGRIKEGMKADLVLLDEDLNVLMTVKSGDTVFSA, from the coding sequence ATGGTGATAGAGCGTGTTCTGATCGTGGATCCTGTTGATGGAGAGTTCACGGGTGATGTGGAGGTGGACGACGGAAAGATTTGTCGTATAAGAAAGAGAGAATGCACTCCCAGAGGAATTCTCATGCCGGGATTTGTTGATCCGCACATTCACGGTGTGATGGGAGCCGACACCATGAATTGTGATTTTGAAAGGATGGAAGAGTTTCTGTACTCTCAGGGGGTCACCACGTTTCTTGCCACTACCGTCTCTACCTCGCTTGAGAAGATGAAGGAGATTCTGGGGAAGGCAAGAGATTACATCTTCAAAAATCCGGAGACTTCACTTTTCGGTGTCCATCTGGAAGGACCGTACATTTCTAGGGAAAAGAAAGGAGCCCACTCAGAAAAGTACATAAGAACTCCCTCCAAAGAAGAATTGAAGGAGATCGATCTTCCTGCAAAAGTGCTCACCTTTGCACCTGAGATAGAAAACTCCGCGATCTTGCTAGAACTCTTAGAAAAAGCCATCGTTCTGTCAGCAGGACATTCGAACGCCACGTTCGAAGAGTTCATGAAGTTCTACAGAGAGGGAGTGAAGAGAATCACCCACTTTCCCAACGCACTGAGGACCTTGCATCACAGAGAGGTTGGTATCATGGGTGCGGGACTTCTACTGGACGATGTAAAAGTCGAACTCATCTGCGATGGAGTACACCTTTCAAAAGAGATGGTGAAGCTCGTCTACAGGGTAAAAGGAGCAGGAGGAATTATTCTGATCACCGATTCCATATCCACAGCAGGTTTCAAAGAGGGAACAACCACTCTGGGTGATCTTGTTGTGAAGGTGAAGGAGGATGTTCCACGTCTGGAAGACGGCACGCTCGCTGGAAGCACCCTTTTCTTTTCAAATGCTGTGAAGAACTTTCAGAGGTTCACAGGTGCTTCACTCAAGGAACTTGCCATCGTGTCCTCTTACAACGCTTGTCTGGAGTTTGGCCTTGCTGACAGAGGAAGGATAAAAGAGGGAATGAAGGCGGACCTTGTTCTTCTTGATGAGGATCTTAACGTCCTCATGACGGTGAAAAGCGGAGACACGGTCTTTTCAGCCTAA
- a CDS encoding SIS domain-containing protein, which produces MSLTLKEITDQKYELKSFFESFVLALPNMDVFREIEGKLTDEVLFVGCGSSYNLALTASRYFERVLKVRTKVFPAGEVAFEKTPKLEGKLAFLFSRTGNTTEVLLANEVLGRKGFKTVGITIEENSKLSKESDIPLVFPIKEEAVVMTKSFNMILLSLMFMADRISGSSVSPYGELVEYSERFFDISWKAVEGIDLKRYEHFVFLGVAEFYGVSLESALKCMEMSLTFSEAYSTLEYRHGPKALVDGGTLIFVQKVAGMDEQEKRLKRELESLGATVLEIGEDGDIPLSNDWRSAFLRTIPAQILGYQKASSRGVSPDRPPHLEKTVTL; this is translated from the coding sequence ATGAGTCTTACCCTGAAAGAAATCACCGATCAAAAGTATGAGTTGAAGAGTTTCTTTGAGAGTTTTGTTCTCGCGCTTCCGAACATGGATGTTTTCAGAGAGATAGAAGGTAAACTCACAGATGAAGTTCTCTTCGTCGGTTGTGGTAGTTCCTACAACCTTGCCCTCACGGCCTCTAGATACTTCGAAAGAGTTTTGAAAGTGAGAACAAAAGTCTTCCCCGCTGGAGAGGTGGCTTTTGAGAAGACACCAAAACTTGAAGGAAAACTCGCCTTTCTTTTCTCAAGAACGGGAAACACCACGGAGGTTCTTCTGGCAAACGAGGTTTTGGGAAGGAAGGGTTTCAAGACCGTGGGGATCACAATAGAGGAAAACTCGAAACTCTCAAAAGAAAGCGACATTCCACTTGTTTTTCCAATAAAAGAAGAAGCCGTTGTGATGACGAAGTCCTTCAACATGATCCTGCTTTCCTTGATGTTCATGGCGGATAGAATATCTGGTTCATCCGTCAGTCCATACGGTGAACTTGTCGAGTACTCCGAGAGGTTCTTCGATATTTCCTGGAAAGCCGTTGAAGGTATCGATCTGAAAAGATATGAACACTTCGTCTTTCTCGGGGTGGCCGAGTTCTACGGAGTCAGTCTGGAATCTGCTCTGAAGTGCATGGAGATGTCACTCACCTTTTCGGAGGCTTACTCAACCCTTGAGTACAGACATGGTCCTAAAGCGCTGGTCGACGGAGGCACTCTCATTTTTGTTCAAAAGGTCGCCGGAATGGATGAACAGGAGAAACGCCTGAAAAGAGAACTGGAATCACTCGGTGCCACAGTTTTAGAGATAGGAGAAGATGGGGACATTCCTCTCAGCAACGACTGGAGATCTGCCTTTTTGAGGACGATACCCGCTCAGATTCTGGGATATCAGAAGGCATCTTCCAGGGGTGTTTCTCCGGACAGACCACCTCATCTGGAAAAGACGGTAACGCTGTGA
- a CDS encoding efflux RND transporter permease subunit codes for MKKYVFTIVYVVLVIASFVVVFSLGKIETGPEVFLPGYNGDPEKTTNENVKNLFRLNRDFGGSSSIVIVVESSESFFKDARALYDLHEELARKSYISSVMSPVNLPRFSGFRVESYFENGAVSEDILKDPSSESFITKDGKYALLNVIFKKDVNAREKIPEIKSVVSRYFEKNYLFGEPVLDSALFKELVKQTLVYPVFMFLVIFLLFYYQLRSFRAALFSLIVPVLSTFFVFAVFFAVGKTLNTMTVMTISFLLIIGSAYGLHFYNALFRFEDRKEAIRHIFKPILFSMLTTAAGFMSFIFIDIRAFRELGILVSSGLAVVVLVIFTSGVELFRDYSPKRLPRNFGMKYVGRKAATVALIVFLIVAGLSPFLLPKVPVGSDMVSYFSKNSELVKAYDLIVDKFNMREPLYLVLEKDSSFVGTDSKTIRELVEKIEQSGYVSSVVFPVDIPVPIMYALSRANPFLKTFVGDRNRIRLIVNLTPEGYEHAKEVVKQINEIVEGTGWNHYVAGSVLIWNDINDSILRSQVQSMLLPPS; via the coding sequence ATGAAGAAGTACGTGTTCACGATCGTGTACGTGGTGCTCGTCATCGCTTCTTTCGTTGTGGTTTTCTCTCTGGGAAAGATAGAGACCGGCCCTGAGGTTTTCCTTCCCGGCTACAACGGAGACCCAGAAAAGACCACCAACGAGAACGTGAAGAACCTTTTCAGGTTGAACCGGGATTTCGGTGGAAGTTCCTCCATCGTGATCGTGGTCGAAAGTTCTGAGAGCTTCTTCAAAGATGCACGGGCGCTTTACGATCTTCACGAAGAGCTGGCAAGGAAAAGTTACATCTCCAGTGTGATGAGTCCTGTGAACCTTCCGAGGTTTTCTGGTTTCAGAGTAGAAAGTTATTTCGAAAACGGAGCCGTTTCAGAAGATATCTTAAAGGATCCCAGTTCGGAGAGTTTCATAACGAAAGATGGAAAGTACGCTCTTTTGAACGTGATATTCAAAAAAGATGTGAACGCGAGGGAGAAAATTCCAGAGATAAAATCGGTTGTGTCCAGGTATTTTGAGAAAAACTACCTCTTTGGAGAGCCGGTTCTGGACAGTGCACTTTTCAAGGAACTTGTGAAGCAGACCCTCGTCTATCCTGTATTCATGTTCCTTGTCATCTTTCTTCTTTTCTACTATCAGCTCAGGTCGTTCAGAGCAGCGCTGTTTTCTCTGATCGTTCCTGTTCTGTCCACCTTCTTCGTCTTTGCCGTGTTCTTTGCAGTGGGAAAGACCCTGAACACCATGACCGTGATGACCATCTCCTTTCTTTTGATCATCGGTTCTGCCTACGGGCTACACTTTTACAACGCTCTTTTCAGGTTCGAAGACAGAAAAGAGGCGATCAGGCATATCTTCAAGCCTATCCTCTTTTCGATGCTCACCACCGCGGCGGGCTTCATGTCCTTCATATTCATAGACATAAGGGCTTTCAGAGAACTTGGAATCCTGGTTTCCTCCGGTCTTGCTGTTGTGGTACTTGTGATCTTCACCTCGGGCGTGGAACTCTTCAGAGATTACTCTCCAAAGAGGCTTCCCAGAAACTTTGGGATGAAGTACGTGGGAAGAAAGGCGGCAACGGTAGCACTCATCGTCTTTTTGATCGTGGCCGGTCTGTCACCGTTTTTGCTCCCAAAGGTTCCGGTGGGCTCGGACATGGTATCCTACTTCAGCAAAAACTCCGAACTGGTGAAGGCTTACGATCTCATCGTGGACAAATTCAATATGAGGGAACCGCTCTATCTGGTGCTGGAAAAGGACTCTTCCTTCGTTGGAACGGATTCCAAAACAATAAGGGAGCTGGTTGAAAAGATAGAGCAGAGCGGTTATGTGTCCAGCGTTGTCTTCCCGGTCGATATACCCGTTCCGATAATGTACGCTCTTTCCAGGGCCAATCCCTTTTTGAAAACCTTCGTTGGAGACAGAAACAGGATAAGACTCATCGTCAATCTCACTCCGGAGGGATACGAGCACGCAAAAGAGGTTGTGAAGCAGATCAACGAGATCGTTGAAGGAACAGGCTGGAATCACTACGTTGCAGGCTCTGTGCTGATATGGAACGACATAAACGACAGTATCCTCAGATCGCAGGTGCAGAGCATGCTCTTGCCTCCATCATGA
- a CDS encoding MarR family winged helix-turn-helix transcriptional regulator produces the protein MNSQEILRTLFSLVMKFSRFLPPDEEISNMKTTELYAFLYIALFGPKKMKEIAEFLSTTKSNVTNVVDFLEEKGLVMREMDPDDRRTFRVILTEKGERTYGKILQNFDGLVRSVLEKFSEEDLQVVSEGFRRMVEALSKEGSGE, from the coding sequence GTGAACTCACAGGAAATTCTGCGAACACTCTTTTCCCTGGTGATGAAGTTTTCGAGGTTTCTCCCACCGGATGAAGAGATATCGAACATGAAAACAACTGAACTCTACGCTTTTTTGTACATAGCGCTCTTTGGTCCGAAGAAGATGAAGGAGATAGCGGAGTTTCTTTCTACCACGAAGAGCAACGTTACGAACGTGGTGGATTTTCTGGAAGAAAAGGGACTTGTGATGAGGGAGATGGACCCAGACGACAGAAGAACCTTCAGGGTGATACTGACTGAGAAGGGAGAAAGAACGTACGGAAAGATCCTTCAGAATTTTGACGGTCTTGTGAGATCGGTCCTTGAGAAGTTCTCGGAAGAAGATCTTCAGGTTGTGAGCGAAGGGTTCAGGAGGATGGTTGAAGCCTTGTCGAAGGAGGGATCAGGCGAATGA
- a CDS encoding MATE family efflux transporter, translated as MRYSLLKNYLSKEEAPKIRKELIKLALPAMGENVLQMLFGMADTAFLGHYSWKAMSGVGLSNQIFWVVQVVLIAASMGVTVTVANALGAGNRRALRTLAWNGIFLALFTGLLLTALTMFSDGLLNIFPNLEDEIRDAAKEYLKIILSGSMGFSIMAVFSAMLRGLSDTRTPMIVTGVTNLLNIFLDYAMIFGKFGFPMWGVRGAAIATVLSRFVGSAILTFVIFKKEEFQLKRGYVFPTWSVQKEILRVGFPTAIENFVFSTGVLLFANVLLMAGAEAYAGHRIGINVESLSFMPAFGISVAITTLAGRYNGMGNRDHVLGVIRQGWILSLLFQVTVGVIIFLFPEPLIRIFTSDPQIVEIAKLPVKIIGLFQFFLATEFTMNGALRGTGNTLPPMIITFISIWAVRLPVAYVMVKYFDLGLLGAWIGMISDIVFRSTLKLAFFLSGKWEKRAALTRERVKELG; from the coding sequence ATGAGATACTCGCTTTTGAAGAATTATCTTTCAAAAGAAGAGGCACCAAAAATCAGAAAGGAACTGATAAAACTCGCCCTGCCAGCAATGGGCGAGAACGTTCTTCAAATGCTCTTCGGCATGGCGGACACAGCCTTTCTAGGCCACTATTCCTGGAAAGCAATGAGCGGTGTGGGACTTTCCAATCAAATCTTCTGGGTGGTTCAGGTAGTTCTCATAGCTGCAAGCATGGGGGTCACCGTCACAGTGGCGAACGCTCTCGGTGCTGGTAACAGACGGGCATTGAGAACACTGGCGTGGAACGGTATCTTTCTGGCTCTTTTCACCGGGCTCCTTCTCACCGCGCTCACGATGTTTTCCGATGGTTTGCTGAACATCTTTCCGAATCTGGAAGATGAAATAAGAGACGCAGCAAAAGAGTATTTGAAGATCATCCTCTCTGGTTCAATGGGATTTTCCATCATGGCGGTGTTTTCGGCCATGTTGAGAGGTCTGAGTGACACGAGAACCCCCATGATCGTCACGGGTGTTACGAACCTTCTGAACATCTTTCTGGATTACGCTATGATCTTCGGTAAATTTGGTTTTCCTATGTGGGGTGTTCGCGGGGCTGCGATCGCGACTGTTCTTTCGAGATTCGTGGGAAGTGCCATTCTCACGTTCGTGATTTTCAAAAAAGAGGAGTTCCAGCTCAAAAGAGGCTATGTTTTTCCCACCTGGAGCGTTCAAAAGGAAATTCTCCGTGTTGGTTTCCCTACCGCCATCGAAAATTTCGTTTTTTCCACAGGTGTTCTTCTCTTTGCAAACGTTCTCTTGATGGCAGGAGCAGAGGCCTACGCAGGACACAGAATAGGTATAAACGTGGAGTCGCTTTCCTTCATGCCCGCTTTTGGTATCTCAGTTGCCATCACCACCCTGGCTGGAAGATACAACGGGATGGGAAACCGGGATCATGTTCTTGGAGTCATCCGCCAGGGATGGATTCTGAGTCTTCTCTTTCAGGTGACTGTGGGTGTTATCATATTTCTTTTTCCGGAACCGCTGATACGGATCTTCACCAGCGATCCTCAAATAGTAGAGATCGCAAAGCTTCCGGTGAAGATAATAGGACTCTTCCAGTTTTTTCTGGCGACGGAATTCACCATGAACGGAGCGTTGAGGGGAACGGGAAACACACTCCCACCCATGATCATCACCTTCATCTCCATCTGGGCCGTGAGACTTCCCGTTGCCTACGTAATGGTGAAGTACTTCGACCTGGGACTCCTCGGTGCATGGATCGGTATGATCTCAGACATCGTCTTCAGAAGCACGCTGAAACTCGCCTTTTTCCTTTCAGGAAAATGGGAAAAGAGGGCAGCCCTCACAAGAGAGAGGGTGAAAGAGTTAGGCTGA
- a CDS encoding carbohydrate ABC transporter permease, producing MSRRKYHLSLRKRQLTLAFFFITIPTFLMILFIYYPLIFGVKISFYQYDMVGESIFIGLRNYIELLKDPLFWNAFKNSLLYLLVVPPLQIISMLLAVLVDKAIKGRNLFRTLIFLPVVTPITIAAITWQWMYREKGFINFLLRSLHITDKSISFLSDPNIALFAIMFVTMWKGFGYYMVIYLAGLQSIPRELLEAAKVDGARPSQVFFKVTMPLLKPYILFCSTMSSIAALNVFGEIYAMTKGGPAHATETMGLFIYNKAFGYLQFGYSNAAAILFSFVVIAFSLLNFYIFREGGLKSYYA from the coding sequence ATGTCCAGAAGGAAGTACCATCTGAGTTTGAGAAAAAGACAATTGACTCTGGCTTTCTTCTTCATCACCATCCCAACGTTTCTCATGATCCTATTTATATATTACCCGTTGATATTCGGTGTGAAGATATCCTTTTACCAGTACGACATGGTGGGAGAGTCCATATTCATCGGGCTGAGAAACTACATTGAACTTTTGAAAGATCCCCTCTTCTGGAATGCTTTTAAAAACAGTCTATTGTATCTACTGGTTGTCCCGCCTCTTCAAATCATCTCGATGCTGCTTGCCGTTCTGGTGGATAAGGCCATAAAAGGAAGGAATCTGTTCAGAACGCTCATATTTCTTCCTGTTGTTACGCCTATAACCATTGCAGCCATCACTTGGCAGTGGATGTACAGAGAAAAAGGGTTCATCAACTTTTTGCTTCGATCCCTGCATATCACTGACAAGTCAATCTCTTTTCTTTCAGATCCCAATATAGCGCTCTTTGCGATAATGTTCGTCACCATGTGGAAAGGATTTGGATACTACATGGTGATATATCTGGCGGGGCTCCAGAGCATACCCAGGGAGTTGCTGGAAGCAGCAAAAGTGGATGGAGCCCGGCCATCTCAGGTGTTTTTCAAAGTGACCATGCCCCTTCTGAAACCGTACATACTGTTTTGTTCAACGATGTCTTCTATAGCGGCTTTGAACGTATTCGGTGAGATATATGCGATGACAAAGGGAGGACCAGCTCACGCAACGGAAACGATGGGGCTTTTCATATACAACAAGGCATTTGGTTACCTTCAGTTCGGGTATTCAAACGCGGCGGCGATACTGTTCAGTTTTGTTGTTATCGCCTTCTCACTTCTGAATTTCTACATTTTCAGGGAAGGAGGTCTTAAAAGCTATTATGCTTGA
- a CDS encoding WecB/TagA/CpsF family glycosyltransferase — MKEVELFGTRVLSGKREEFLNEIEKRLKEKKKTFVVTMNASILLKAVEDKEYRDVINSADLIVPDGSGVVWAMRSLTGDHTERLPGIEIMKYLCDRSRETGWRVYLLGSKEEIVKKAADSLKRSGVNVVGYHHGFFREEESERVVRDINERSIDLLFVGMGVPRQEKWIHRNFPQLNVRLAMGVGGSIDVISGKKKRAPEWIQKINLEWLYRFFQSPVSKRKVPLQVLKFVFLVLREKLKNRNRRLF; from the coding sequence GTGAAAGAAGTCGAACTCTTTGGAACGAGGGTCCTCTCTGGGAAGAGGGAGGAATTTCTGAACGAAATCGAAAAAAGGTTGAAAGAGAAGAAGAAAACCTTCGTGGTCACCATGAACGCTTCCATCCTTCTGAAGGCTGTGGAAGACAAAGAGTACCGTGATGTCATCAACTCCGCTGATCTGATCGTGCCCGATGGATCCGGTGTGGTCTGGGCGATGAGGTCCCTCACAGGTGATCACACGGAAAGGCTTCCTGGCATCGAGATAATGAAGTATCTCTGCGACAGATCGAGGGAAACTGGCTGGAGGGTTTACCTTCTCGGCTCAAAAGAAGAGATCGTCAAAAAGGCCGCCGATTCACTGAAAAGATCCGGCGTGAACGTTGTGGGATACCACCACGGCTTTTTTCGGGAGGAAGAGTCAGAGAGGGTGGTGAGGGATATAAACGAAAGATCCATCGACCTTCTGTTCGTGGGAATGGGAGTTCCTCGGCAGGAGAAGTGGATACACAGGAATTTCCCTCAACTGAACGTGAGACTCGCCATGGGTGTTGGGGGATCCATTGATGTCATTTCTGGAAAAAAGAAAAGGGCTCCAGAATGGATTCAGAAGATAAACCTTGAGTGGCTTTATCGGTTCTTTCAGTCTCCTGTCAGCAAAAGAAAAGTTCCCCTTCAGGTTCTGAAATTCGTCTTTCTTGTTTTAAGAGAAAAATTGAAAAACAGAAATCGAAGGCTCTTTTGA
- a CDS encoding carbohydrate ABC transporter permease translates to MLEFRKFLTYVILVFFALLSVWPFYWITKTSLEAGGNVYKYPPNLFPHPITFSNYVGAWKTVNLGGYYLNTLIIAGLGTFLNVLFSLMVAYPLARIDFKGKQFVLFLVLLPMMIPVQNTLIVNYLTLRKLGMLNTYLGVVLPQAVTIFGIFMMRQAYLNIPKSFEDAARIDGAGELYIWWRIITPLIKPDIATLVVFQVITWWDNFLWPLIVLSDSNKYPLAVALVYLNSTFQVNFRYTAAGIVLSILPVIILFLVAQRYIINAIAGGVKY, encoded by the coding sequence ATGCTTGAATTTAGAAAGTTTTTAACTTACGTGATTCTTGTGTTTTTTGCATTACTATCTGTTTGGCCTTTCTACTGGATAACGAAGACTTCTCTGGAAGCAGGGGGTAATGTCTATAAGTATCCACCCAATCTTTTTCCACACCCGATAACCTTCTCAAATTATGTCGGAGCCTGGAAGACGGTGAATCTGGGTGGTTATTATCTGAATACCTTGATAATAGCAGGTCTTGGAACCTTCCTGAACGTGCTCTTTTCCCTGATGGTAGCTTATCCCCTTGCAAGAATCGATTTCAAAGGAAAGCAGTTTGTCCTCTTCCTGGTACTTTTACCGATGATGATTCCTGTTCAGAACACGCTGATAGTCAACTACCTCACCTTGAGAAAGCTTGGCATGCTGAACACCTATCTCGGAGTTGTTCTTCCCCAGGCCGTCACTATTTTTGGAATCTTCATGATGAGACAGGCATATCTAAACATTCCCAAAAGCTTTGAAGATGCTGCAAGAATAGATGGCGCGGGAGAACTTTACATTTGGTGGCGAATAATAACTCCTTTGATAAAACCTGATATAGCCACGCTAGTTGTGTTTCAGGTCATAACCTGGTGGGACAACTTTCTGTGGCCCCTCATCGTACTTTCTGATTCGAACAAATATCCACTTGCTGTGGCTCTGGTGTATTTGAACAGCACTTTCCAGGTGAACTTCAGATACACAGCAGCTGGTATAGTTCTCTCTATTCTGCCTGTTATAATACTGTTCCTAGTCGCACAGAGGTACATAATAAACGCTATTGCTGGTGGTGTGAAATACTGA